GTCGGGAGTTTTGCGGGATGCTCCTCGGTAGCGGGATCCCCTGTTTATTTGTGGGGCGCCCAGAATCCCGTGTCGTAACAACAAAATGGGAACATTCGGGGGTCCTCCGCAACTTTTGGGGAGCGCCGCGAGTTTGGCGGGAAAAGGAGGGGTGAGTTCACGGTGGCCCTAGGGGTGCCGGCGGGGACCCAGTGGTGGTGTGGGGGGGTAACACGGGCGGCCTGGTGGAGGTGGGGTGGGNNNNNNNNNNNNNNNNNNNNNNNNNNNNNNNNNNNNNNNNNNNNNNNNNNNNNNNNNNNNNNNNNNNNNNNNNNNNNNNNNNNNNNNNNNNNNNNNNNNNNNNNNNNNNNNNNNNNNNNNNNNNNNNNNNNNNNNNNNNNNNNNNNNNNNNNNNNNNNNNNNNNNNNNNNNNNNNNNNNNNNNNNNNNNNNNNNNNNNNNNNNNNNNNNNNNNNNNNNNNNNNNNNNNNNNNNNNNNNNNNNNNNNNNNNNNNNNNNNNNNNNNNNNNNNNNNNNNNNNNNNNNNNNNNNNNNNNNNNNNNNNNNNNNNNNNNNNNNNNNNNNNNNNNNNNNNNNNNNNNNNNNNNNNNNNNNNNNNNNNNNNNNNNNNNNNNNNNNNNNNNNNNNNNNNNNNNNNNNNNNNNNNNNNNNNNNNNNNNNNNNNNNNNNNNNNNNNNNNNNNNNNNNNNNNNNNNNNNNNNNNNNNNNNNNNNNNNNNNNNNNNNNNNNNNNNNNNNNNNNNNNNNNNNNNNNNNNNNNNNNNNNNNNNNNNNNNNNNNNNNNNNNNNNNNNNNNNNNNNNNNNNNNNNNNNNNNNNNNNNNNNNNNNNNNNNNNNNNNNNNNNNNNNNNNNNNNNNNNNNNNNNNNNNNNNNNNNNNNNNNNNNNNNNNNNNNNNNNNNNNNNNNNNNNNNNNNNNCCCCCGGGGGATCGCCTCTCCTGGATCGCGGCTCTTTGGGATCTTCCAGGGATCTCCCGCCGCGGGGATCCGCCCAGCCCCGCCCCAGGGAGACCGGCTAGGATCCGCTTGGAGCGGGATCCGCTTGGAGCGGGATTCGCTTGGAGCGGGATTCGCTTGGAGCGGGATCTGCCTGGTGCTGGATCACGGGGGATGTCCCTGGAGTGGGATCCACTCTGTGCCGGCGCTCAGGCAGTGGTGCCGGTGTCTGGGATCGGCCTGGCAGGCACGAGTaggctcccagccctggatccCGGTGATCCGCTCAGAGCGGGATAAACTTGGGGTGTGGATTCATAAGGTGTGGATCTATACCGGGATGTGGGATTTGGGTGCTGCCACCTTAGAGCTGCGTTGCCAGGAGAGTGTCAGGTCGTCTCCTGGCTCTGGAGATCCCCGCTGGATCCCTGCTGATGCTCAGCCAGCGGGTGatggtgctggcagcagcatcacagGGGGATCTGGAGAGTGCTAAGGATCTCCTGGCTGGATCCCACTGCGACCCGGTGGGATCCACTTAGGATTTACCCCAGGGAGACCCACGGAGTGGCTGGCAGtcccaccacagccctgcctggaggcGCTGCTCCAGGTCCCCAAACCCACCTCCCCATCCCACCGAGGTCACGGGGATCCCTGCGGAATCCTGCGCTCGGGGATCCCCGCTGCCCATTGCGTCTCTCCCGCAGGCTCCGCTGGGATCCGAGGGCTGGCTGGGGGAGCCGCCGTCGCGCCAGGACCCGGCCAGCCAGGAGGCCATGCTGCGGGTGCTGGACGCGGGGCTGGAGCGCTGCCTGGCGCTGCACTCGGCCGTGCAGTGCATCCCCGTGCCCCGGCACAGGTAGGGACACCGGCACAGCCACCACCCTCCCACCAGCACCGGCCTCACTGCCGGGGTTTTTCTGCAGGAGGACTTTGGCCGCTGTTGGCCACGCCGGGATCCCCGGCGGTGAGCGGCTGTCCCgcagtggcagctctggggactCCCAGCTGGGAGCATCACCAGGTTATCTGTTTGTGAAATGGTTTTGGGTGCTCTTGACCTCtcgcttttttttttaatctaaaattttataggtttttttccacctcaAGGAACTGTTTGGCCTTAGGCAATCCATCCCTGTGTCTTTGGGCAGGATGCAGGTGCCAGTACCTTCCAGCACGGTGCTGCCCACGGGCATGGAGGGTTGACCCTGGCATGGCACAAACAGTGGCATTTTGGCAGCCTGCCTGCAcctctgcctgcactgctgcttgTGCCATGCCCAGGGGAATTCCAGCCAGCTGCTGGGATGATCCCTGGAGGGATCAGCAGCATCTCAGGGTGCGGGACACCTGTGGGTGTCTTTCCGCCTGGTAATGCCACCAGCATGGTAGGGCTGCTGCCACCTTGTGCCACCCCTGTACCCCCACACAAACCACCCTGGGGTGGATGCAGGCCACTGTGGGTGGGAGGTCCTGGCACCTCAGTGGGGGAGGGAAAGTGATAGGGTATCCCAGGGGGCTCGTCCATCCTGACACAGccccctctgctctctctggcAGGAAGCTCTCGGGCAAGGCCGGCATTGATGAGGTGATGGCAGCCGCGGTGCTCACCAGCCTCTCCGCCAGCCCGCTGGTGCTCGGGCACCCACCGGCCACTCATGCCCCAGGTGAGAGCATTTCCCTGTCCCCCCCATCCCTGGACGTGTCCCACGGCAGGACCTgaccttcctcttcctcctcctcaccagaGCCTGGCAGCGAGGTCTGGAAGGAGGCTCCTGCCAtgtcctccagctgcagcagcagcagcaacaccagCGGGGACTGGAGCTGGGACCCCTCCAGTGACCGATCCACCCCCTCCACCCCGTCACCCCCTCTCTCCAGCCACGtccccagcaccttcctgcCCGGCCCACTGCCGGATGAGGGCCCTGATGAGCCCGACGGCACCCACTTCGTCTTCGGAGAGCCCACCCCACGGAAGAGGAAGGTGGGATGAAGCTGGGGATGGTGATGGGGGTGAAGCTGGGTTTTGGGAATAGAAAGGATAGGGATGAAGATGAGGGTGAGGTTAAGGGTGGGGATGACAGTTGGGATGAGGTTGGGTATGTGAATGAGTTTGGGGATGGGAATAGTGAGGAtggagatgaggaggaggatcagggtttggggtgggaattAAGAGGATGAGGTTGGAGATAGGGATGATGGTTGAGATTAATTTGGGGGTGAGGGTGATGACAGAGGTAATGTTGGGGATGACGATGAGGATGATATTTGGGAAGACAGTGGGGCTAGGGATGAGGTtggggatggagctgccagCCTGACACCTCTCTCCTGCAGAACTCCACCAAGGTGATGTTCAAGTGCTTGTGGAAGAGCTGCGGCAAagtcctcagcagctcctcagggatgcAGAAGCACATCCGAACCATGCACCTTGGGTAAGCACATGGGCTACCCCTGGACACCCCCAGACCCCCTGATATCCCTTCCAGGGTCCTGTGGTGCTGTGGGGACAATGTCCCAGccagcctctgctctccctgcagccgGAAAGCCGACCTGGAGCAGAGCGATGGCGAGGAGGATTTCTACTACACGGAGCTGGACGTGGACGTGGACGCGCTGACCGATGGGCTCTCCAGCCTCACTCCGGTCTCTCCCACCTCCTCGGTGCCTCCCGCCTTTCCTGGCCCCGAGGCTCCTCCTCCACCAGTGCTGCCCATCCTCGACCTGGCCCTGGcctccccctgcagccccccggCCCCCCCTGGCCGCTGCCACGTCCACACTGACCACGCGTACCAGGTGAggggcacagggatggaggggacagggatggaggggacagggatggaggggacagggatggagtgggatggggatggaggggacagggatggaggggacagNNNNNNNNNNNNNNNNNNNNNNNNNNNNNNNNNNNNNNNNNNNNNNNNNNNNNNNNNNNNNNNNNNNNNNNNNNNNNNNNNNNNNNNNNNNNNNNNcagggatggaggggacagggatggagtgggatggggatggaggggacagggatggaggggacagggatggaggtgGGGCTGCTGCACTCCCTCATCACCTTGTCTGACGAGGGTTGtgtcctctctctctccagggCTGCCGGACCCCCCCACGACCACCGCTGTCCCCCACTGTCCCCACCCCACCACCACCCAAGCCACCGGCCGTGCCCAGGTGAGCCATGGCTGTCGTGCCCCACCCCATCCCCTCTCACCTGCGTGTGTCCCCCGGTTGTGACTTGTCCTGTCTGCCGCAGGCGGCCGCGGGGAGAGGCCAAGAAGTGCCGCAAGGTGTACGGCATGGAGCACCGGGAGATGTGGTGCACGGCGTGCCGCTGGAAGAAGGCCTGCCAGCGCTTCCTCGACTGACGGAGCCCCGCCGCTCCCTCCTTCTTGCACATTTTGCACTCGAGGTGCCTTCGCGCCCCCCCGGCCGCCCCCCCGGACTCAGGGAACGGCCCCCCGAAAGCTTTATGCACACACACGGCCCCCCCCGCCACGGAGCTTGTCccccctgcctttttttccctttgaaaataAGCTAAATCCAACAATCCAACCCCGCTCCTTTCCGGCgggggctggcagggggtgTCTGGCTGCTCCCGGCCCCCTCCCCACTCCGGTTTGGGGACCCCCCCACGGCTCAAATAAGCTGTGCCTGTGGCCAGCGGGGGCTCGGAAAAGGGGGTGTCCGttcccagccccagtgcccagggcagaggtgggCGCCTGCCCCCCCTCACCCCCCCAGGGGGGGTTTTTACTCTTTGTAATGTCATTTCTCTCTCTCGTTTTGGGGAGCCCCCGCCGGGGCGATGCCCCGGGAAGTGCCTGCAGGAATGCGCCCATTTGCACTAAGCCAAACTGCACAAAGAGgggtctttttgttttcctttacttttattttttttttttccttcgtgtggtttttattttttaaataaaatatatgaaaatccGTATTTTTACATACTCCCTCCCACAGCACGAGAGCGCGTGGGCCACGGCGCTGCAGCAGCGGGGTTCCTCCAGCCATGGGTGGGTTTCGAGGGGTTTAATTCACTTTAAACCCCCTTTttacccaaaaaaaccccccatTTTCTCCTCAAAACCCTTTCtcccctcttgtcctgtcattctccagcccaggcagcagctggggtttGGCCAGGCCATGCCACCCTGCTCCTGTCCTCatgcagggaggggacagggaggggtgGTGGCCCTGCCACCCTCCTGCCCTGTGGGAAGGTTCCCTTTGCATCAGGGATGCCTCACTGCAGGGTCCCCCCTTGCAGGGGGTCAGACACTGCTTTGGCCCCGTGGGTCaaggctggtgctgtgccccTACTTGTCCCCTCCAGGGATGTGATGTATCagatccaaaagaaaaaaaaataaatatttagattttttttattttaatgattccTATTCTTTAGTTACTGTCAAGATAGGCAGGGTGGGCACCTTGGGGCCCCTTGGCACCCCCAGACCCACTGCTGTTACCCcccctcctgcatcccacatCCCCCAGGGATGGCATCACCCTGTGCATCCTCCTGCGagttaatttcatttcagataatGCCCAAAAAATAAGGAGATTGCCACcaacaggcagcagggagggagggaatgagCCAAAGGTGCCTgtttgggatggggaaggaagggggagggagcagcacctgggggTGAGCAGGGCTCCCTTCTGGTCCCCATCCTTCCACACAggcaaggaggaaaataataataataacaacatatttaaaaagaagaaaaagcagacaaaattgTAGCAGCAATTTCCCAATTTATTGAAACTGATTGATTTTTGCAGGTATGTCTAAGCTAAATCCCATCACAAAGGTTCTATCCCAGGGGCAGCCCCCGGCAGGCGAGGAACTGGGCAGcaactagaaaataaaatcagatttaccTGAACTACATCGACAGAAAATCAGTACAACACAGCATTGTTCTCCCACTGACTTCTGGTTACGAAATCTCCTCAACCTCCCCAAAATATTAAACACATCTTCAATACAAACACAGgtttataataattaatataaagtCAGTATAATATAGAATATTcccagcaaaaaaagaaaaaaaaaataatcaacaaTCTTCAAACACtgtcctttttgtgtttgttcagctttatttttgtagaCAGGTTTAAAGCAcgttgaaaaataaatatatatgaaagcATACACACAGCACTCTGACTAGGGggactgaaacaaaaaaaaaaggctgaaattcaAAACGTGACTCAGGATCTACAAAATCAAAGGAACCATTAATTATGGCTTTCATAGGAGTCGCACGTGTCACACAGAATGAGCGAAAATTAGATTATCTTTCAGAATATTGcaaaaaattccagtttttgcattgttttcatGGAGTTTCTTTCCTTGAGGGTGATGTGCAAAAGGGGGAGCTTTGAGGAGGGGGTGCTCAGGGACAGTCCCAAAATGCATCCCAAAAGCCACAGCTTTGCTTTGGGGATGTGGAGTGTTTAAAGGCAGGAGTggggagaagaaacaaaaggggGAGTAATGCTAGAGTGGAGTTCCTTCCAGACAAaaatgatttgttttgttgtccaaaaaactgatttttaattaaagaaaaaaaaaaaaaaaaagggaaaggacaATAACTTTGCAAACCTTCATTAGAGAAgtcccctctgcctccccacAAAGCCGCTCCGCAGCTGTGAGGCTTTGGGTGACcttaaaaaccaacaaaactggGAAATTCATgatttcaagaatattttttggaaATCCCAAATCAACACAAGGACCTCGTTTGTCTCCATCCTTTAAGATGCTCTCCAAGTCCACGGATCCCTGGGATGTTTTCCAGAGGGCACAGACAGGATAATGTCCTCTGCCCCGTTCTGCTCTCTACTCCTGGCactcagatttaaaataaaaaaatgagggTAAATCAAGGAATTCAAGGAGGAACATTTACATGtacaaatgctttaaaaaaatgaattgcaAATTCTCAAGACGGAGTATATCCATGTTTTACCTCTATGGGAGTTATTGTTCTGGAACTAAgtctgtatatatatacacacacacatatatatatatatatatatatttagaaaaaattaaaaaaagggaacCTCAGTGAAGTATACAAAGCCCTGAAGGGAGATACAAAGACAAGATGCAGAACAGGCAGAATTAgtggggttttgtttaaatCTCCAAGAGCAGAAGTTGCATAGGCAGTATATCTGAGAGACCCTGGAGAGAAGCTGGAGGGATGCGATCACCTGGAGTGACTgatgaagttttaaaaagtttcagcataaaaaaaccacgcccaaattcctttttttccaaaccCAAGTCAGAGCATGGAAGGTTAAAGATGAATCCCTGCGTTTCCAACTCTGCACACCTCCATCAGAACAAAGCACTTCAATAGATACCAGGTGTTAGAAGGGTTTTATTTGGTACATGGTGTGTGTTAGTGGGACAGAAGCACGTGCGAGGTTATGACATGGGAAAAGTTAGTTTTTATGcaggttttccatttttctctccctttttattttttatttttttttgctttattttttgcatcCTCAGTTCAAAGAGCCTCAAAGTGACACAATTTGGAAACACTCCTGAGTGCTACCTGGCTCTCTGCCCACctttaataaaaacaaggaaagaaaagaataaaatatttccaagggAATTGTGAAGAAAGCTCTGCACTCCGTAACGCTGATGACAAAATTGAGTCACCCaagggcagggaggaagaggagggctTGGCCCAcacctgctcctcctcagaAGGTGGATGCACACACCAGCATTGGAGGGCATGGGCTGTCGGAATGTGACACAAACCCAGGGGTTTGAACTGTTTGGGCTTTCAAATCCtcttttaaatagatttttacatataaaaagcaaagctaAAGATAAATCTTTAAGTACTGTATGTATTTGTCTACATGCAACAGGTGAGGCTGCACATTCAGACTTCAGGCACCCCCTAACCCCTCCATATTTACAGGGTAAATGACAATAAATAGAGAGCCCATACTCTGGGGGGGTCCAAAATTGGGATAAGGGAACAGCCTCCTCACTCTGGGACCCCCAAAAACCACTGGAAAAGGGTATAAAGGTCCAATTGTGACATACTGGGTGggtttttacagctttttaaataggggaggagaaggaaaagaagctaaaatgcaaaatgagatttttacaAGTTAAGAAAATTGTTCCTGCATGACCCgctctgctcttcccctgtTTTAGGGAAGAGGGTTTTCCATGCTCACAGCCTAAAGCAACAAGAGCCACCAACCCCTCCAGTCCaaggggcagcagggctggtgtggCCCCACACAGAGGGATTTAGGACAGGTCTGTGTTCCCACATCACTGAGACCCCCAAATCAACGGGGCAGGAGCTTGGAGGCTCCCAATGGAAGCAACAGGGACCCAGGGTGATGGATGTGGAGAGCTGGTGAAGGTCTGCAAGGAActgaggagcagagaaagggaGTGAATGCCATAAACCCAGGATGCAGCTGGAAGGAGGGAATGGAGAGAGaatccagctcctgcaggtgcCAGGATCAAGGCTCCCACC
This is a stretch of genomic DNA from Parus major isolate Abel chromosome 20, Parus_major1.1, whole genome shotgun sequence. It encodes these proteins:
- the SLC2A4RG gene encoding SLC2A4 regulator; the encoded protein is MAMCSLEPARTCSPCGRKRSASLSIFAPAPQQHLELAQGGTGTSSPPSSRAGNEGWPSTPGATLGTSRLRAGDPRDAAPAPPEPPSRGDQPCQAAPGWGGGQQAGATIRDSRTDSVPAFSLRLGQSSRTWWPLAAARRSRPRGFLGQDLPQGDPRSGWQSHHSPAWRRCSRSPNPPPHPTEVTGIPAESCARGSPLPIASLPQAPLGSEGWLGEPPSRQDPASQEAMLRVLDAGLERCLALHSAVQCIPVPRHRKLSGKAGIDEVMAAAVLTSLSASPLVLGHPPATHAPEPGSEVWKEAPAMSSSCSSSSNTSGDWSWDPSSDRSTPSTPSPPLSSHVPSTFLPGPLPDEGPDEPDGTHFVFGEPTPRKRKNSTKVMFKCLWKSCGKVLSSSSGMQKHIRTMHLGRKADLEQSDGEEDFYYTELDVDVDALTDGLSSLTPVSPTSSVPPAFPGPEAPPPPVLPILDLALASPCSPPAPPGRCHVHTDHAYQGCRTPPRPPLSPTVPTPPPPKPPAVPRRPRGEAKKCRKVYGMEHREMWCTACRWKKACQRFLD